TGAGCGGTGAGGTCTAACTGGAATtgcaatttcaattccaattccccgaaaacgttttttttttttttgattaaattcaTCTAGTTATGCATGTTTTGTATGGTTATGTGACCTTGTCACTGTTTCtttaaagtataaaaaaattaacaataaaacGAAACACTTTACTCAATGTACTATTCGACGGGGGACGATCTCCTTGATCTCTCCCATTGATCAAATGAGCATCGATTTGGGCTTCCAATTCATCGCCGTAGCGTAAAATATACCATTCGGCTATGAAATATAGAATCAATGTGATGAAAGCATATTTCaaatagattttaaatatatcCAATATATGGATGCCCAATTGATGCAGCAATTCGCAGAGATCCATTGTTAATTGAAAACTGTTTGTGCTGGGCTAACgttgcgtatgcgtaatgcAAATCTTTACTCTAGTCTCTATATTCCTCTCTATTTGATggcaattttgtttttttctgtttttttttttcgttcgttTTGTTGTGTTATGTTATTTTTGCCTATCAAAATTGAGGTCGTCTTCGACTTGGGGTTCGAGTTCGGCTTGGACTTGGTCTCGTCGTCGTTGATGATATGTGTTGTAGtcgcagttgttgttgttgttgttgttgatgttgttgctgcttgttggttttattattatgCAATAAACGTTTTTAGTTCGCTTCGTCTTaggtcttcttttttttttttagcccCGCGCTGCACATTTTTCGCTTTTGGTTTTTAGctcatttgaaatttttgtatagtATGTTGGAGCTGTTGCCGATGCTAATGACGATGATCATcgtcgatgatgatgaagatgttgatgaagatgatgatgttgatgttcaagctgctgctgctgctgctgatccATTCCCTTTTTGGGATGCTCTTTGAATGCCCCTCACACCgctgtttgtttttgtttttttttttgtgggttttcAGTTTCGGTTTCGGTTTGTCATTTGATCATCATTATGCGCGCACcttaattatgttaatttgTTTAGAGCAGCTTTTGTTCAAAGTTgcctttattgttgttgctttcttTACAAGACTTTATTAAGCTCTTTCTTTCACCGCATCGGCCTGTAAAAATGGTAAAACAcagaaatttcattttaatttgattgaaaattaattgGTCTTTGGCTTTTTGTATTCGTATGTATGGCTGAagatgactgactgactgactgagtgaGTAACtgtttgatgtattttttgttgttgttgttttgttttttgtttctttaacaAATTGGATTGCGAAAagaaaaaggcaaacaaaacataataataGAGTGAAATGAGAAACTAGATCATAGctacaaaagcaacaaaaaataaatatataggtatatacatataagaaaAGGGTGTAGCCAAATGAATTTCAAATTGAGGCAGGTCAAATTTCGTATCTTCAATGAAATGCTATATCTTCCAGGTATAAATTGAGCCAAAGCGAATGTATAATAAATCAATTAAGATAATTTCACTAAATTTGGTTGGCTTAAAGGTTGCCAAAGTCATGGGAACTGTATCAAATTTGTAGCCAACTAGTTTCGGAATGAACTGACAATATTTTTGAACAACGTTTTGTCAAAGAAaagtattaaaatttttttttttttacgaagattatttaaaaatttaatatttacgACTTTGTTTTACTTTCAAATAACGaaactaaattttataaaGATTAAACAAAAGTTGAATATAGATTTCGTTACAAAATTGAAGCacttaaaattctttttaaatggaaatttaattcCTTTTTAACTTGGTCATTATTTAAATAGTTTCCTTTGCCAGttgaagaaaatatttttgaaaaattggAAAAGAATTGCAGAAGAACgaattttgcaatttatttgaacataattttgacaatttttaagGTTTTCAGATTAACTTTATTCTGCTTCAAAGTGATTTCACTGAAAGTAGTCATGGTCTatcaaaatattatatatagatcatgtatatatatattcagcATCCAATAAATCTTCATAATTTTGCTTAAATCAATGCTAAATGTTACGCtttacatttaaaaatatCACATAATCATTTTCATAGATCGTTCACCTTTCTATACAATTGACCCAGAGACACTGAACTCTTTAGTATCTATTGGCCTATTATTAGCCAGTCTGTCccctatctctctctgtctctctttctgtctctctctctatctcttaaCCTTCAACCCAACACGAAATCGAAACTCCCCGTTTATTTGCTACACGTTTCCTATTTCCCCCCACAAATCTCCCTCCCCCAAAGACAAATCTCTGACTCgatctgtgtgtgtttgtttttggtttttgtgtctTCTCCACAACGAAGTGAAGTAGTAGCCAAAGCAAATCTTTGACAAACCCAAGTCAAAACTCGCTTAAGATTGCACATCTTTCAGTTTTGTGTGATTTGAATATTCGTACACTTGACAATCGCTTAACGAAAATCTACTTAACCTTACGATTTGTATCTCTAAGAGGTGACTCCTCTCTTCGATAATCGCAGCAATTATTTTAAGCACACACACCAACAAAATCAACTTCAACTTGGGCTTTTGAGGCTTTAGGCATAAAAAAGCCAAACAAATTGTATTACATTAACAAccgcaaaacaacaacaacaacagaaacaaaaaatatccaCCAAGTTGCAATGTCCAAACCAGTTGCATATGAAAAGGCACAGCTTTGTGCAAAGTGGATTGCCTTCGTCAAGGAGATGGTAGATGGTCGATGGTCGACGGGAGCTGGACTTTAGAGTGCGTAGTCATGTTTTTGGCGTacattatttatataaatacatacacacatgcatgtatgtgtgtatctTCCTGTCaggcaaaaaagaagaaacaacaGTCAACAGGCAGCAATGGAAAATGTAAATGCTGAAGTTGAATTGTCACATAAAATTGAACAAGAAGATACAGTGAATAACACTACGCAAGGGGGGACCAGACAGCACTCAAAGTCTACCCCCAAAACTAGACTTGACTTGAGCCTCCTCGTCAAGTGACAACCTGAACGAACGGGGCAGATCCGAAGCAGAAGATTTcgcagaagcagaagcagaagaGTCTCATATGGGGCTTGATCTACCGGTTTTTCGATTTcgattaattttttcttctttttttctttttcttcatttatttatttttattttcttgaaACCCCCAAAGCAGACACCTTGAAAGACCTTCTGACATTTTCAGTCATATCAAATTATTTTCACTGTGTGTTTTCTTAATACCCTTACTTACACTTGGATAACAGTAGATCAGTAATAAAATGAAGATTTCTGCTTGTTGAAATTAATGAGTTTTGCAAATGAATTAACCAATTCGATTGTTTATACGGAAATTTATTCTAAAGAGtattataaaatcttttggcaattgtttgttttttcttttcttgcgttttttttgcaatttattaaatttcaacATCATAAAGttaaattaatgaaaacatttcttgttgttgtagtttttattgttgctgctgttgttgttgttgattgctGATCATGAAATTCGCGTCACATTGTAAATTATTTACTTGCATATTAATTAGTGGTAACAACGAactcattttttttgtctttggtTTCTgcttttggtgttttttttttcttttttcaaaatCTTATTACATAAGGATTGCCCAAAGGGGCCAAATGGTGTTAACTGCTGCTGACCAGTTGCCGTTGTTGGCccattaacaaaaaaatataactgaACGACAGAAAAAAACCCCAAATCGAgtaaaagaaaacgaaaaatgtgGGTGACCAgagtaaaagaaaaacggggaatgaaagaaaaagaaacatttttgtaatttacCTTACAAGACGagtcaaccaaccaaccaaccaaccaatcaGCCACCCACCCAccgccatcgccatcgccgCCGCCCAATTGTTGACAAGTTGGTCAAGTAAATTGAAGTTGGAGTTGGTTGTCAAATTGGAGTAGACTCGATTTAACCGGGTCACACTTTGCTGCCTTGTCTGGGCACTactaacaaaaattgaaaatggcTTTTAATTAGGTTGTTGTGTCTTTCAATTTCCAGTCATGTTGTCAGTTTTTTCGGTTAAAtgtgtttgttatttttgtttggtcTCAAGTATTTCCGTAACCCATTTGGTTGGCTGGCACTCAGTCAGGTTTTGGTTTATGCTTGAGTGATTGAAATTGCGTAGGTGTTGTCATAATTACCCACTTTTCATGCCCTGTATATGCTGCATTTGGTAAATGGGTATATTACGATCGATCAAATGCATGTAGCATTGGCAGGTTGACAATAAACTATCAAGATTTAGCCCTAGGAATGGCTAAGAATATAGAAATCagccctctctctttctctctctatctgtccCTCCCTTTTTCAAAAAGGGTTGCTTGTGTAAATTCAATTTGGTGAAAAACCATTGAATGTATAGTTTTTACTGGGTATCTTGGGATCGTTAACTCCTTTCAACTTATTTACTACTGTTTACGGAAATGAATTGAACTACTTTGAATTTGAATAAACataaatgtaaatataaacattaattaaaaacaaaaacttaggAAAAAATGTGAACTTTAACAATATTCTTAGACTATTTTGTAAAGATCTTTGATCTTTGAGGATTTTCTAAAAAGGGCTTTTGAGTTTGTAttctatattatttttagaaacaaatgttttaaaagcAATAGCTTAGTATTTCAATTGATATCTTAGAGTATTACAAtgctaataactttatttagATGAGTTCAATGAACTCGATAAGGTTGCTTCGTTGACATTTGAATAGCTTATCATAAGATTGCTAGTATAGACTATAGTATCCATACGATATTAGGAAGGAGGCCTTACTTAAGGAACAGAAAGTGAGCAGAAGATTAAGCTGAAGATCTAGTCGTCTATTCTAGGATCTATAGGATCGGTAAAATGTTACGAATGACTTAATTTGGGAGTAGAATGTGGCGGAAGGTGGCTGAAGATCAAGTCGATTAAACTAAAGATAATGCTtggaaatttttaatttttattcggGCGAAAAAACTCCTAAAAACGTTGGATAGAATTTCATTTGTGGTTGAACAAATTTTTTCGCCCATTTTAAAGTTCGGTGAAGGGAGCGATTAGCTAACTAACTTTATCAAATTTCTCACCGCTTCCTCTTCCTATTTAAATGTGGAGTAAAATAGTCTTTCAGTGGGTTCATAGTCAGCCTTCATCATATTACATTCACTTCAATTTGGCTACTGGAAACAGGTTTTCATCAATGGGGGAATTTACccaattgcattttttttgttacttgcCTGTTGCTATCTTTTACTTTATCATCTGTGGCTTTTTGTGTTATAATTACCGCACTATTATCAATTTTCCAGACAGACAGGTGTGTGCCAGCTCCAGGTAAACAAGAGACAaggtaaacaaaaataaaaaaaaccaaaaccatacgtatatataaaacgtttaccaaaaaaaaaaaatgaaaaaaaatcgtacgaaaaaaataacaactgATTTTGACAATTTAGACTGGAATACGTGGCCGACTTCCAGTTGCCCATATGTTCGGTTGATCGATCAGCTGTTTTTGGCCAAGTAAAGCTTTGAAGAACAAATAAGCTAAGCTTTTTACGGCTAAATAATCGATATAGAAAGCTTAAAATGTCTggaatagttgttgttgttgttgtgctttCAGAGCgttgtttaaaaataattgatCACTGAAAGGTTGATTCAATGTTTATTCACTTATCACAATCTAGTGATAGTGAAGTGATATCtcattttaatgctttcaatTGAGTGTATGTAATTCACGCattatctttattttttagtttaaataATCTCTTTCAATCTGCATTAAAATCtcaataaattaattttttgccaattttcgCTTCAATTGTcatgattttttttcaaaaattgaatcgaaaaaaaaatttgtgaaatGTACAAGTGTTTGATGTCATTTTAATATATACTTAATTCTGATTTATGTATAtgatttttaactttttgaaatcggcTAGAAAATAGTCAAAATACAGTCTGAAAAAAGGCAGATTAACCAATAATTTATGTTAAAAATTCTATAAACAAACATAATCATTTATAATTTAAGTTTTACATAGTTTTACTTTTATTATAGCCCcgaaaattaatatttttgtttttctattgcGCTGGCTTAATCCGCCACTGTGTTTATAAACAATTATCTAATTTTGGacattctttctttttggcttAAACATTTCTTAGCGCCACTTGACCGTTACTTTACGGCAACTGACAAAAGCTGAGCAATCTGAAAGTAGCTGAAAGTTGCTCACTGAAAAAAGCTCTCAAGTACAATTAACATTGGACTGTTAAACCGGCAACGGGTAATATAACCGTTACTGTTAATAACAGCACTGGTCGACTAAGACCTTAGCACTGCCGGCTCAGACCTTTGGACTTTTGACTCAGACCCTAGAACTTCCGGCTCAGGCCCTAGCAATGGTTggagtttttataccatacacccatagggtggtatattaaagtcgccaaaatgtacgtaacaggcagaaagaagcttttccgaccccataaagtatatatattcttgatcagcattaACAGCCGAGAAGGATCAAGctatgtatgtctgtatgaACGCCTAAATCTCAAATAGTATAAGTGATAgggccaccaaatttggtatgtagactctatgtaaaatatacaaataattgGAAATTTAGCCACGCCCACTCCGCCTTCATTATTTACAAGTTAGTCCTATTAATTTCTATTAatctaccaaatttgattaaacgGACTAGAAACACGCAAAATATTCGTATAAATGAGTTTTACTAGGCGGTCgaaagggcagaattggccgttgtcggcgagacgacttattTCATTTGAACTGACCaaacaaaacttttgtttGGGTACAAGAAATCTAAAAGCATTTACTCAGAAAGTCATTTAACTAATACTTTTCAATCTtccacaaaaaggtgagcaggatGTCTATATAGTtttatcatcagcagactttgatAAAGAACTCTAGAATTGCAATGTCTTCAATGtcaaaactagttgggaattgcaactaaatgaagcgataAAAGATTGAAGCCTACAATGCAATGCAAGGTTAGACTTAAATTACAAAAAGGTCGTAATCTAACCAGCTAATACTTTTTcgttaaagttattttaatatgaaaattgcttttaatatttgtatttttttgtatttttatttttaaatgttgtatttaaaattaaaggaaatgtgaaatatttcTACAACAATGAATTGATGATGGtatacatgtgtatatgtgtgtgtgtgtgtgtgtgtgtatatattctttttcttttgttttgctatatacaaaattatacagttttggtttttttttttgtttgtttcgttttttttttttgggtaacATTTTGCAAAAAGAGGTAGAAGCCAATTGGATTAAGtattaataacaacaacaacgacgacaaagCATGCTTTTTTGTCCCCCGATCCAGATCCCCTTAGCATTCTTTATCTTCCATTTTCCATCCTTCATCCTTCAATCCTTTATCCTTCATTTTCTGCTACATTCATTCAATGGCCTCAATTATTTCATATTCTTCATCCAAAGAATGATCATAATCgatattgtatttatttttgattttacttTTATAGTCACGTAGCTCTTGAtcgttttcaaatttattggGATTATAGCGTTGcctttgctgttgttgttgttgctgctggtgtttACTGTTGCcggtgttgctgttgctgccgttaggtttcttttttcttttggcattGCTGCCACTGTTTGGTTTGATTGTTGGTGCAATAATTGTGCGATTTCTAAAACTATTTGGTTTAGTTTCTAATCTAGATTTAATTCTATTCCTATGGGAttgattttcattatttttactAGAACtatattgctgttgctgtctcTGTTTCTGCTTCggcttttgctgttgctgttgttgtgatgatgataatgatgatgagtATGACAATTGAGTGGAGTTTGGTGTGGTAAATCTCATCTGTCCTctaaaactatttttggtcaTTTTATTGTAGTTTGTTGTTGCAGTGCTATCTACGATTTGATTGTGATTGcttgtgttgctgttgtgattattgttgttgttgttattgctgttgctgttgctggattgctgttgctgctgctgttgttgttgtcttagAAATTGTCGCTGTCTGCTGCCTCGTTGTCtgcttgttgctgctgttgcatttgTTATCCCAATTTTATACTCATCATCAGCCTTATATCATACATCATTCTGCTGCTGTTTACGCTCGGGAATACGATATAATTCATCATTATTTTGATACAATTGCTCAGAGGTGGCGCAATTCACATTGGACCACCAATCGCAGACACGTACAGCCTGATTGAATACAGTGCCATTGGGACATAGGAAGGAATATTGATGACCCGAATGAAGGCACCAATGCCAGACCTGTGTATATagaataacaataataaaaatgaattcCCCTCTCCATTTCGATATCGAATTTTGCAGTTGCCACTCACCTGACAACGTGTCTCCGTATCAGCATAGTAGCCCGGTTGACGTCCTTGGCAATTGAAGGATAGACCCTTTGGTACAGCATCATAGGCAGGATAATCCTCACCAGCAATATAGCCATCAATTTGCTGTGAAAAATAGAGTACAAATACAGAcagattttaataattatgttTGTGATGTgatgtataaataaattaagagAAACCCAGAAAATGCATTCCCATGTGAATTATCTCATCTCAGCCGGCGACGACCTTCAATTGCGACTAAAAGTGCCCAGAATTGCCCAAGCTGAATGCACATTAAAAATCAACAGAGATAGACctaaacaataacaaattacATAGATGTATGAAACAATtgcacacaaaaacaaaaaagacctgacacaaaaatttcaaatgcaaatgcaaaacacacacacacagacacacacacacacacactggtAAACCAACAAAAGAATCAACTGGTGttgaaaatgaatgaattttgtGTAAACTTTGGCAATCGTTGAATGAAAAACTCGTCGTGACAACCAACTGTCAATCTCATGCGTATGAAACCATgaaaagccaacaacaacatgacCACCCCCCACCCTCACCCATTGCCCATCTGCCCTCCCTTGCCCACTGCCTTTGCTTCTAGCTCTGAGCTCCCAGCTCCATTTGGCATTCGACACATTGCATCCGCCTATCTTGATCTTGTATTACAATTTGTATGGTAGATAAGGGCAGGAGAGGGAGATGCACTTTTCCTTtgcttgttttgtttgttggttttagGTTAATGCTGAGTTTATGCTAATCGAAAATAATGCAAGACAAGAGTGCAGTCTTCAATTCATGTGCAACTGAATGATGGGAACAACAATATTTTCTAGGTGTTACTTTATATGGGAAATTATGATACATTTTCGAAATTCAATTTCgaattatttgtttatattcacAATGTGCGAACTGCCAAGAGcccattttgttgttgattattGGTCTACTAAGAGGATGGACTCCCTTTTAATTAGTTGAGAAAACTAATACAGAATGGCATTTTGTTAACAAACAATTGCCCCACATTTTGGCTTTGGAATTAAGTTTagcttttaataattttga
The DNA window shown above is from Drosophila willistoni isolate 14030-0811.24 chromosome XR unlocalized genomic scaffold, UCI_dwil_1.1 Seg41, whole genome shotgun sequence and carries:
- the LOC26530134 gene encoding uncharacterized protein LOC26530134, with the translated sequence MDLCELLHQLGIHILDIFKIYLKYAFITLILYFIAEWYILRYGDELEAQIDAHLINGRDQGDRPPSNSTLSKVFRFIVNFFIL
- the LOC6643080 gene encoding uncharacterized protein LOC6643080, which translates into the protein MYIMAAAANKSPQQQQQLHRQQQQQQQQQQQQHLLQHWSNFISSTAIIMMIVFGLLLAGNCVNGQIDGYIAGEDYPAYDAVPKGLSFNCQGRQPGYYADTETRCQVWHWCLHSGHQYSFLCPNGTVFNQAVRVCDWWSNVNCATSEQLYQNNDELYRIPERKQQQNDV